A DNA window from Trypanosoma brucei brucei TREU927 chromosome 11 chr11_scaffold01 genomic scaffold, whole genome shotgun sequence contains the following coding sequences:
- a CDS encoding p166, translating to MRRVHQIPCKKLFRQLGRRGILSTPPSPVESAEPTTIRSRGYGPSKHLLRGVDATRGVVVEAALSPADVEMQRRVLSMANPNVAIHAKLEGEPSPVHSGTNSLHGDDQRLADRAGVASSEQLASVATVILDEVKEQLQLNLSAADASQDSRAATVVNAVAECLRNEVDRLIHANHTQESSITRVLRENTDLICKRVADVICSEQLKTLSFKDVGQLPQVIKEVGTSLVRLESALKSALDSSFGKDKNLEEVLGDLREHIVSAIEQASHFQQERLLASVSDLLADCADAQDSKSRLAQAASLKVIEKNVRDAMSQMVEDTQHKVQSVLRDLRGSASTSDAAGSTTNVSSGNEVAFERILASYGERLEELRESTAAAVDLKELMMEIHSMHQTSAGDVSEVKNLVKKLKRELISALQPSNTENTEGSTVERKSSDTIDYNGIFADKLDALADDVISRIDGRLKEQHADVRELSARLLQLEDVIKKTPRAALQVGSVPELNDDRLLALAQSISESILSSLPPHSAPAVEEKEQQEPPRPSVSTAVATTAHTFTATELAEAVSAALTPRLDELAAAIQKKVAPTSTASGNEYDNRHMGETQLVTVAQTICEGVREAVRESMALYKPPVASPPTPAPGAVVAPAVDTSALEQAMVTKVEDLKRCVMDAVQEMDRPQEIDLSPFRTYLDDVLRSMQTTLSKQQQATQDKVDGVVEALAKKLQDYQHQLESKLQRQHRDQVEQIQVVRRAQEQDMKADEETWKQRMSRNQEDAEQRTNEQKSAVTGAMQEVFLQVRQRLTEDVRTLLKGEVAAALIPLDDLYKELRESGQKSRTALEAKLRSVEDTLQSVLDSERHRSDRLQATLDDVIACIKNNSGEVSGSETEALKSLKRLLEDLAERNTATGMEICSDVKASLERTEELHVQTAEKMLRGFDTLKYEIHEGRQQLDQLLSSNQQNKDVALAVEAMRTKLDEVRYSLDCIMASVREMQEHPMRQLQEPQQQQQSLLSETEVKSPIDDKVLEQYEQRQREASDLIASRLETLSATTREVLSQLQRQQPRRSEEEMGSQPAVTTNLSVESLQAMEGRLGERMQALQAALDELTKVSASVPPTTEVFRKDEVDGVEGSKSFIKEVDELMTLVKSSRSVQAKQMWERLSILRTSLVDVSTKKTGDTNIKQLLGALEENRLKLREEMGEAERELVIKIDAATQKAVEHFAARIERAVKASADAGLGQLRNDLKESSEILKAHQHQFSSQLQDRMTNIERTNRECAAELKEKLRDTSKEYHNALGQFVKNDMIAALRSTVNEATTQQMRTFTQQFTWQKEREETNKEAVMRSVQQVSQGVGKLQSMSSEVRTAVTSSSAGVVQEVRNAQKDLAVLFEKRLAAVLEQQKKQQVVQVLSPVRVGEADSSNGIPSETTDTPSLVTMVNPQGASHLSWFLLSQSVVTIITIMLCAYFLFAAFLVAFVPIPLTDEFASHMEQAADNDVSEIALKRPLVSRVADRVIL from the coding sequence ATGAGGCGAGTACATCAGATTCCCTGTAAAAAACTGTTTAGGCAGTTGGGGCGTAGGGGAATATTATCCACACCGCCATCGCCAGTGGAGTCAGCAGAACCCACAACCATCCGCTCAAGGGGCTACGGACCCAGTAAACATTTACTGCGCGGTGTTGACGCGACACGCGGCGTCGTTGTGGAAGCAGCCCTCAGCCCAGCGGATGTTGAGATGCAGCGCCGCGTTCTTTCGATGGCGAATCCAAATGTGGCGATCCACGCCAAACTTGAGGGTGAGCCTTCACCCGTTCATTCTGGCACCAACTCCCTTCATGGTGACGACCAGCGTCTGGCCGACCGTGCAGGTGTTGCTTCATCGGAGCAGTTAGCCTCTGTGGCAACTGTTATATTGGATGAGGTGAAGGAGCAATTGCAGCTCAACCTCAGCGCTGCGGATGCCTCACAAGATAGTCGAGCAGCCACTGTAGTGAATGCCGTCGCGGAGTGCCTGCGGAATGAGGTGGACCGCCTCATTCACGCGAACCACACGCAGGAGTCGTCCATTACCCGAGTGTTGAGGGAAAATACAGACCTGATTTGCAAGCGCGTCGCCGATGTCATATGCTCGGAGCAGCTGAAAACACTATCATTCAAGGACGTAGGTCAACTTCCGCAGGTCATCAAAGAGGTGGGAACGTCCCTTGTGAGGTTAGAGAGCGCCTTGAAGAGTGCACTGGATTCGAGCTttggaaaagacaaaaatctCGAAGAAGTATTGGGAGATTTGCGCGAACACATTGTCTCTGCCATCGAGCAAGCCTCGCATTTCCAACAGGAGCGACTTCTCGCTTCTGTGAGTGATTTACTGGCCGACTGCGCCGATGCGCAAGACAGCAAGTCACGTTTGGCTCAGGCTGCGAGTCTGAAGGTAATCGAAAAGAACGTGAGGGATGCCATGTCACAGATGGTGGAGGACACGCAACATAAGGTCCAGTCTGTATTGCGTGACCTCCGTGGGAGTGCTTCGACCTCTGATGCCGCTGGAAGTACGACGAACGTAAGCAGCGGTAACGAGGTGGCGTTCGAGCGAATTTTAGCATCTTACGGCGAACGTCTTGAAGAACTGCGTGAGTCAACAGCTGCGGCCGTTGACCTTAAGGAGCTTATGATGGAAATTCATAGCATGCATCAGACAAGTGCAGGAGATGTGAGTGAAGTCAAAAACCTTGTGAAGAAACTAAAGAGAGAATTGATAAGCGCTCTCCAACCCTCCAACACTGAAAACACTGAAGGCAGCACTGTGGAACGTAAGTCCAGTGACACAATAGATTACAATGGGATTTTTGCGGATAAATTGGACGCATTGGCAGACGATGTAATATCAAGGATAGATGGGCGACTGAAGGAGCAGCACGCTGATGTGAGGGAACTGTCGGCGAGGCTTCTCCAGCTTGAAGATGTGATCAAGAAAACTCCCCGTGCTGCTCTCCAGGTGGGGTCAGTGCCTGAGCTGAACGACGACCGGCTGCTGGCGTTGGCACAAAGTATCAGTGAGAGTATTTTATCATCTCTTCCCCCGCATTCCGCCCCCGCTGTagaggaaaaagagcaacaggagccaccgcgaccGAGCGTCAGCACAGCGGTTGCCACTACTGCACACACCTTTACAGCAACAGAGCTCGCGGAGGCTGTGTCAGCTGCTCTCACCCCGAGACTGGATGAATTGGCGGCAGCCATCCAAAAGAAAGTGGCACCTACCTCCACTGCCTCGGGCAACGAATACGACAACAGACACATGGGTGAAACACAACTCGTAACCGTCGCACAAACGATATGTGAAGGAGTGCGGGAAGCAGTTAGGGAAAGTATGGCCCTTTACAAACCACCCGTCGCCTCACCACCCACCCCGGCCCCGGGAGCAGTTGTTGCACCAGCTGTTGACACGTCTGCCTTAGAACAGGCAATGGTGACGAAAGTGGAAGATCTCAAAAGATGCGTTATGGACGCCGTGCAGGAAATGGACCGACCACAGGAAATTGATCTCTCGCCGTTCCGTACGTACCTCGATGATGTGCTGCGCAGCATGCAGACAACTCTGagcaagcagcagcaagcgACACAGGACAAGGTTGATGGTGTGGTTGAAGCGCTGGCAAAGAAGCTTCAGGATTACCAACACCAATTAGAGTCGAAACTTCAAAGGCAGCACCGAGATCAAGTGGAGCAGATACAGGTTGTGCGAAGGGCACAAGAGCAAGATATGAAAGCTGATGAAGAGACGTGGAAACAACGGATGTCCCGGAACCAAGAAGACGCCGAGCAAAGGACAAACGAGCAAAAGTCTGCTGTCACGGGGGCCATGCAAGAGGTGTTTCTGCAAGTCAGGCAGCGGCTGACAGAAGATGTTCGCACACTTCTGAAAGGTGAAGTGGCCGCTGCCCTCATACCACTCGATGACCTTTACAAAGAGTTACGTGAAAGTGGGCAAAAGTCGCGTACCGCCTTGGAGGCGAAGTTGCGTTCTGTCGAGGACACACTGCAGTCCGTCCTTGACTCTGAACGACACCGCTCAGATCGTCTACAGGCAACACTTGACGACGTTATAGCATGTATTAAAAATAACTCGGGTGAAGTGAGCGGTTCGGAAACCGAAGCGTTGAAGTCCCTTAAAAGGCTATTGGAAGACCTCGCTGAGCGCAACACCGCTACCGGAATGGAAATATGTTCTGACGTGAAGGCTTCTTTAGAACGTACAGAAGAACTTCACGTTCAAACTGCAGAGAAGATGTTGAGGGGGTTTGATACGCTGAAGTATGAGATTCACGAAGGACGGCAACAACTTGACCAGCTCCTATCGTCCAACCAGCAGAATAAAGATGTTGCACTTGCTGTCGAGGCCATGCGCACGAAACTGGACGAAGTCCGTTATTCCCTCGACTGCATTATGGCATCTGTCCGTGAGATGCAAGAACACCCCATGAGACAATTACAAGagccgcagcagcagcagcagtccTTACTTAGCGAAACTGAAGTGAAGAGTCCAATAGATGACAAGGTGTTGGAGCAGTATGAGCAACGACAGCGAGAGGCATCCGATTTAATTGCGTCGCGTCTCGAAACCCTCTCGGCAACAACTCGTGAGGTTCTTTCGCAACTCCAACGGCAGCAGCCACGAAGATCGGAGGAGGAGATGGGTTCGCAGCCGGCCGTAACCACAAATTTAAGTGTGGAGAGTCTGCAAGCTATGGAGGGTCGTTTAGGTGAACGCATGCAGGCATTGCAGGCTGCGCTTGATGAGCTGACAAAAGTCAGTGCCAGTGTTCCTCCTACAACAGAGGTTTTCAGGAAAGACGAGGTAGACGGTGTTGAGGGAAGCAAAAGCTTCATAAAGGAAGTTGATGAGCTCATGACGCTCGTGAAGTCGTCGCGAAGTGTACAGGCGAAGCAAATGTGGGAGAGGCTGAGCATCTTGCGCACATCTCTGGTTGATGTGAGTACGAAAAAAACTGGAGACACCAACATTAAACAACTGTTGGGGGCTCTGGAGGAAAATCGTCTGAAGCTGCGAGAGGAAATGGGGGAAGCAGAGAGAGAATTGGTTATAAAAATTGATGCCGCAACACAGAAAGCGGTAGAGCACTTTGCTGCTCGTATAGAGAGGGCCGTTAAGGCGTCAGCAGATGCGGGGCTGGGGCAGCTGCGCAACGATCTCAAAGAAAGTAGTGAGATATTGAAAGCACACCAGCACCAGTTTTCGTCGCAGCTGCAGGATAGAATGACTAACATAGAGAGAACAAATAGGGAGTGCGCCGCTGAGTTAAAAGAAAAGTTGCGGGACACCAGCAAGGAGTATCATAATGCTTTGGGACAGTTTGTGAAAAACGATATGATTGCAGCCCTGCGTAGTACTGTTAATGAGGCGACTACCCAGCAGATGCGTACCTTCACGCAACAGTTCACTTGGCAAAAGGAACGAGAGGAAACGAACAAAGAGGCGGTGATGCGGAGCGTTCAACAGGTTTCCCAAGGAGTTGGCAAACTCCAATCAATGAGCAGTGAGGTACGCACAGCCGTAACCAGCAGTTCGGCAGGTGTCGTTCAGGAGGTGAGGAACGCACAGAAGGACCTCGCGGTGCTTTTCGAGAAACGGCTTGCTGCCGTGTTagagcagcagaaaaagcagCAAGTGGTTCAAGTATTGTCGCCTGTGCGAGTCGGGGAAGCCGATTCTTCAAACGGTATTCCAAGTGAGACCACCGACACGCCTTCGCTTGTCACGATGGTAAATCCACAGGGGGCGTCCCACCTTTCATGGTTTTTGCTGTCGCAATCGGTTGTGactatcatcaccatcatgcTGTGCGCATACTTTTTATTTGCGGCCTTCCTTGTTGCCTTCGTGCCTATTCCACTTACTGATGAATTTGCCTCACACATGGAGCAGGCAGCGGATAATGATGTCTCTGAAATTGCCCTCAAGAGGCCGTTAGTCTCACGTGTAGCGGACCGGGTAATTCTAtaa